From Girardinichthys multiradiatus isolate DD_20200921_A chromosome 3, DD_fGirMul_XY1, whole genome shotgun sequence, the proteins below share one genomic window:
- the irx2a gene encoding iroquois-class homeodomain protein IRX-2a: MSYPQGYLYQPPGSLALYSCPAYGASALAAPRNEDLARSSSGSAFSPYPGSAAFSASAGAGFSSPLSYSTDPATGFPSYMSSPYDAHTTGMAGALSYHPYGSPGYPYQLNDPAYRKNATRDATATLKAWLQEHRKNPYPTKGEKIMLAIITKMTLTQVSTWFANARRRLKKENKMTWAPRSKSEDEDEEDGDGERKEAEHSDKTLDNSEASAEDEGISLHVDTLTDHSCSAESDGEKVGCVSEVNSDQTADKCAEDGVDRSHDRREQLSPKPVTSSPLMGVEAPVLTHHHHQHHHHHLHHLHHLQREDLARSLINSNASKLSSCLDSRPNSSGAPQNLAAKPKLWSLAEIATSDQKQHQLQGQPNCTSSSGGVLTPPTTSPTATSPSLYPAPSILGRPIYYTSPFYSNYTNYGNFSPLQGQGILRYTNSSGVSLAAAAAAAAAAAAASESLGSSHRAAEAGAEPKLRPDSPLVKNNPHQIVAVEQQHFRATNTEAKKGT, encoded by the exons ATGTCCTATCCTCAGGGTTATCTCTACCAGCCCCCAGGCTCTCTGGCTCTTTATTCGTGTCCGGCTTACGGGGCCTCTGCGCTGGCTGCTCCGCGGAATGAGGACTTGGCGAGGTCGTCCTCCGGCTCAGCCTTCAGCCCCTATCCCGGCTCGGCTGCTTTCTCTGCTTCGGCTGGTGCGGGCTTCTCAAGTCCGCTGTCATACTCCACGGATCCTGCGACGGGATTCCCCTCCTACATG TCTTCTCCTTATGACGCGCACACGACGGGGATGGCCGGAGCGCTGAGCTACCATCCGTACGGGAGTCCAGGATACCCCTACCAGCTCAACGACCCGGCTTACCGCAAAAACGCCACCAGGGACGCCACGGCCACCTTGAAGGCCTGGCTGCAGGAGCACAGGAAGAACCCGTACCCGACGAAAGGGGAGAAGATCATGCTGGCCATCATCACTAAGATGACCCTGACGCAGGTCTCCACCTGGTTCGCGAACGCCAGGAGGAGGCTCAAAAAGGAGAACAAGATGACCTGGGCGCCCCGCAGCAAGAGCGAGGACGAGGACGAGGAGGACGGAGACGGGGAGAGGAAGGAGGCGGAGCACTCTGACAAAACCCTGGATAACAGCGAGGCTTCTGCGGAGGACGAAG GCATCAGCTTGCACGTCGACACCCTGACGGACCACTCGTGTTCTGCCGAGTCTGACGGGGAAAAGGTCGGCTGCGTGTCCGAGGTAAACTCCGACCAAACAGCGGATAAGTGCGCCGAAGACGGCGTGGACCGGAGCCACGACCGCCGCGAGCAGCTCTCGCCCAAACCAGTCACGTCCTCGCCTCTGATGGGTGTGGAAGCTCCGGTGCTAACCCATCACCATCATcagcaccaccaccaccatctccATCATCTCCACCACCTTCAACGGGAAGATTTGGCCAGGAGTCTCATAAACAGCAACGCTAGTAAATTGTCTTCGTGTCTGGACAGCAGGCCTAATTCATCCGGGGCGCCTCAGAATCTTGCGGCCAAGCCCAAACTGTGGTCTCTGGCCGAAATTGCTACCTCGGACCAAAAGCAGCATCAGCTACAGGGGCAACCGAACTGCACCTCCTCCAGCGGCGGAGTTCTCACTCCCCCGACCACTTCACCGACTGCCACTTCCCCCTCCCTTTACCCGGCCCCCTCCATCCTTGGAAGGCCTATTTATTACACCTCTCCCTTTTATAGCAATTACACAAACTACGGCAACTTTAGCCCCCTGCAGGGTCAAGGGATCCTGCGGTACACTAACTCCTCCGGAGTGAGTCTGGCAGCTGCCGCGGCCGCGGCCGCTGCCGCCGCGGCTGCGAGCGAGAGTCTGGGTTCCTCTCACCGGGCTGCGGAGGCTGGCGCGGAACCTAAACTTAGGCCAGACTCCCCCCTCGTTAAAAATAACCCACACCAGATTGTTGCAGTCGAGCAGCAACATTTCAGAGCGACAAATACAGAAGCAAAGAAAGGTACGTAA